In Amaranthus tricolor cultivar Red isolate AtriRed21 chromosome 3, ASM2621246v1, whole genome shotgun sequence, a single window of DNA contains:
- the LOC130809046 gene encoding probable LRR receptor-like serine/threonine-protein kinase At1g14390, whose product MKSLNFWVCFSFCLGSLILVGFIPRSNAQINSAESRILFQLQKYFEYPNVLQSWGKWTDFCFLPPSSSVTIVCSNGHITELTVIGNKTSPSHSSTSLKDGKFVVSQQTLSKKFSIDSLFTVLTKLTSLKKLSLVSLGIWGPLPSKISRFHALELLNISSNFIYGEIPSHISSLKTLKSLNLADNLITGKFPDLSTLQDLQELDLSNNQIGPKFPSLGTNLVSIILRNNSLRSQIPSQIKNLNQLQRFDASANNLIGPLPSFVFSIPALWYLNLAENQLTGELPKSTICGKRLWFVDISRNLLVGQLPSCIGTESYKYRKVLSVWNCLSGSRFQHPVSFCQREALAVIPPAKQIAGTQKSSGIKFGMIFGIIGGTILFAGTLVSLIWLIYKRKHSGNAENHIKYDKSVGGKLSTRPSPIVDSKYGPKSMRMPNLGLPSYQSFTLEEVEEATNHFDQVNLIEEGSQGQLYRGLLQSGSAVLIRCIKVKDKHSSKTLKQHMEAISQLRHQNLVCVLGHCVVTYKERHQGSTIFVVFEHVTNGSLREHLTDWRRKDRLKWPQRMTISMGIAKGVQFLHTGMVPGVFGNEIKIENVLLDESLTPKVSNYRIPLPYKVVTSNDQNAKNSSNPDKDDIYNLGVILLELLTGRQITSDKQVEELKLELERSLAESASALQHAVDLSMRGTYAYQSIKTAVELALNCLSNEPSRRPPMEDVVWHLQYSIQAQQTWTSSGNLALHSGNQGLNK is encoded by the exons atgaaGAGTTTAAATTTCTGggtttgttttagtttttgtttgGGTAGTTTAATCCTTGTTGGGTTTATTCCAAGATCAAATGCACAAATTAATTCTGCAGAATCAAGAATTTTATTTCAACTTCAAAAGTATTTTGAATATCCAAATGTTCTTCAATCATGGGGAAAATGGACTGATTTCTGTTTTCTTCCACCTTCATCTTCTGTTACTATAGTTTGTTCTAATGGGCATATAACAGAATTAACTGTCATTGGTAACAAAACTTCACCATCACATTCTTCTACTTCTTTAAAAGATGGTAAATTTGTTGTTTCTCAACAaactttatcaaaaaaattctCCATTGATTCATTATTCACTGTTCTTACAAAGCTCACATCTTTAAAGAAACTTTCCCTTGTTTCATTGGGTATTTGGGGGCCTTTACCTTCAAAAATCAGCAGATTTCATGCCCTAGAATTGCTCAATATTAGCTCAAATTTCATTTATGGAGAAATCCCATCtcatatttcatccttaaaaacccttaaaagtctTAATTTGGCTGATAATTTGATCACTGGAAAATTTCCTGATTTGAGTACCTTACAAGATCTTCAAGAACTAGACTTAAGCAATAACCAAATAGGCCCAAAATTCCCTTCACTAGGAACCAATTTAGTGAGCATTATATTGAGAAATAACTCTTTAAGGTCTCAAATTCCATCCCAAATCAAGAACTTAAACCAACTTCAAAGGTTTGATGCATCAGCAAATAACCTTATTGGGCCATTACCATCTTTTGTTTTCTCTATTCCTGCATTATGGTACCTAAATTTGGCAGAAAATCAGCTCACAGGAGAACTTCCTAAGAGCACAATCTGTGGTAAGAGGCTATGGTTCGTCGACATATCTCGAAACTTGTTGGTTGGACAGCTTCCAAGCTGTATTGGTACTGAATCTTACAAGTATAGAAAAGTTTTAAGTGTGTGGAACTGTCTTTCGGGTTCGAGATTTCAACACCCAGTTTCGTTTTGTCAAAGAGAAGCTCTTGCTGTGATTCCACCAGCTAAGCAAATTGCAGGAACCCAAAAGAGTTCTGGGATCAAATTTGGAATGATATTTGGTATTATTGGTGGGACTATATTGTTTGCTGGTACACTTGTTTCTTTGATCTGGTTGATTTACAAGAGGAAACATTCAGGAAATGCAGAAAATCATATCAAGTATGATAAATCTGTTGGTGGGAAGCTCTCTACCCGTCCTTCGCCTATCGTTGATTCAA AATATGGGCCAAAATCAATGAGGATGCCAAACTTGGGTCTTCCATCCTACCAATCCTTTACCTTAGAAGAAGTAGAAGAAGCAACAAACCATTTTGACCAAGTAAACTTGATTGAAGAAGGATCACAGGGACAG CTTTACAGAGGTTTGCTACAAAGTGGCTCAGCAGTTCTAATCAGGTGTATAAAAGTGAAAGACAAGCATTCATCCAAGACTTTAAAACAGCATATGGAAGCTATATCACAACTAAGGCATCAAAATTTGGTCTGTGTTTTGGGACACTGTGTTGTTACTTATAAGGAACGTCATCAGGGAAGTACGATCTTTGTTGTTTTCGAGCATGTCACAAATGGTTCGTTACGAGAACATTTGACAG ATTGGAGAAGAAAAGATCGGCTAAAATGGCCGCAAAGAATGACCATCTCTATGGGAATTGCAAAAGGAGTTCAATTCCTGCACACAGGAATGGTACCAGGAGTTTTTGGAAATGAAATAAAGATTGAGAATGTTTTGTTGGATGAAAGCCTTACTCCAAAAGTCAGCAACTATAGGATTCCCTTGCCCTACAAG GTAGTGACCTCAAATGATCAAAACGCAAAAAATTCATCAAACCCAGACAAGGATGACATTTACAATCTGGGTGTGATTCTGCTTGAGTTGCTTACAGGCAGACAAATCACATCCGACAAGCAAGTAGAGGAGCTAAAGCTAGAG CTGGAAAGGAGTTTAGCAGAATCAGCATCCGCATTACAGCATGCAGTGGACCTGTCGATGAGGGGTACTTACGCGTACCAATCCATTAAAACTGCTGTTGAACTTGCCCTCAATTGCTTAAGCAACGAACCCAGTAGACGGCCTCCTATGGAAGACGTTGTATGGCATTTGCAGTACTCGATTCAGGCTCAACAGACGTGGACTAGTAGCGGAAATCTTGCACTCCACAGTGGGAACCAAGGGCTCAATAAGTGA
- the LOC130809047 gene encoding ubiquitin-conjugating enzyme E2 2-like — MSTPARKRLMRDFKRLSQDPPAGISGAPQDSNIMLWNAVIFGPDDTPWDGGTFKLTLQFTEDYPNKPPTVRFVSRMFHPNIYADGSICLDILQNQWSPIYDVAAILTSIQSLLCDPNPNSPANSEAARMFSDNKREYNRRVREIVEQSWTAD; from the exons ATGTCCACTCCAGCAAGAAAGAGGTTGATGAGAGATTTCAAACGCCTTTCACAAGACCCTCCTGCTGGGATCAGTGGTGCTCCTCAAGATAGTAACATTATGCTCTGGAATGCTGTTATCTTTGG TCCGGATGACACCCCTTGGGATGGAG GCACGTTCAAGTTGACACTTCAGTTCACTGAGGATTACCCAAATAAGCCTCCCACGGTTCGCTTTGTATCTAGGATGTTCCATCCAAACA TTTATGCAGATGGAAGCATATGTCTTGATATCTTACAAAACCAATGGAGCCCTATCTATGATGTTGCTGCTATCTTGACCTCAATTCAG TCTTTGCTATGTGACCCAAACCCAAACTCGCCTGCAAATTCAGAAGCTGCAAGGATGTTCAGTGATAACAAGCGTGAATACAATAGGAGAGTACGTGAGATTGTGGAGCAGAGTTGGACTGCTGATTAA
- the LOC130809048 gene encoding chitinase 4-like — MSQLKPISLLVIMVACISSTLVMAQNCGCGAGYCCSQYGYCGTTALYCGAGCQQGHCYSSTPSPSGSGSTVSVPSLVTDAFINDIKSQGGSGCAGTKFYTRSAFLSALNAYSNFGTGGSSDVTKREVAAFFAHVTHETGHFCYIEEIAKSTYCEASAQWPCNPNKQYYGRGPIQLTWNYNYGAAGKSLNFDGINSPERVANDPVLSFKTAFWFWMNNCHNLIVSGQGFGATIRAVNGIECNGGNSPAVNARVRYYQQYCSQFGVSPGPNLYCKSIKWLAILLIISL, encoded by the exons ATGTCTCAACTTAAACCAATTTCATTGTTGGTCATAATGGTTGCTTGTATATCAAGCACCCTAGTAATGGCTCAAAATTGTGGGTGTGGTGCTGGTTATTGCTGTAGCCAATATGGATATTGCGGAACCACAGCACTCTACTGCGGGGCAGGATGCCAACAAGGGCATTGTTATTCGTCTACACCATCCCCAAGTGGGAGCGGTAGTACTGTTTCAGTCCCAAGTTTGGTGACTgatgcttttattaatgatattaaaagcCAAGGAGGTTCGGGATGTGCAGGTACAAAATTCTACACAAGGTCGGCTTTCTTGAGTGCCCTCAATGCTTATTCTAATTTTGGTACGGGTGGATCCTCTGACGTTACTAAGCGTGAAGTTGCTGCTTTCTTTGCTCATGTTACTCATGAAACTGGAC ATTTTTGCTACATAGAAGAGATTGCAAAATCAACATATTGTGAAGCAAGCGCACAATGGCCATGCAACCCGAATAAGCAATACTACGGACGAGGACCAATTCAACTAACATGGAACTATAACTACGGAGCAGCTGGTAAAAGTCTTAATTTCGATGGTATAAATTCACCAGAAAGAGTTGCAAACGATCCTGTTTTATCCTTTAAGACAGCCTTCTGGTTTTGGATGAACAATTGCCACAATCTCATTGTCTCGGGCCAAGGATTCGGGGCCACCATTCGGGCTGTAAATGGAATCGAATGTAATGGTGGTAATTCCCCTGCTGTTAATGCTCGTGTGAGATATTATCAGCAGTATTGTAGCCAATTTGGTGTTTCTCCCGGCCCTAATCTTTATTGCAAGTCAATCAAATGGCTTGCTATTCTACTTATTATCAGTCTATGA